A portion of the Bifidobacterium sp. ESL0800 genome contains these proteins:
- a CDS encoding LytTR family DNA-binding domain-containing protein, with the protein MNVDFQSDSDLRNDQIRVVVHAAKPTGEVTRLLRGIAALEQEVSSIVSVQSGGRLEVVRKNDIVAIEIDGELLLLKIFDSDAQQYRDNASAEPASEEPVSSPRIRTLAIKDGLAHFAKCLSKADFVRVSRQVIINLRYLQSLEISYSGNMMAKLSGGVTETVSRHYVTNLRKLLGA; encoded by the coding sequence ATGAACGTTGATTTTCAGTCGGATTCGGATTTGCGCAACGACCAGATCCGCGTGGTCGTCCATGCCGCCAAACCCACAGGAGAGGTGACTCGGCTTCTTCGCGGCATCGCGGCGTTGGAGCAGGAGGTTTCCTCGATCGTCTCGGTGCAATCCGGGGGCAGGCTGGAAGTCGTTCGTAAGAACGATATCGTTGCCATCGAAATCGATGGCGAGTTGCTGCTGTTGAAGATTTTTGATTCCGACGCCCAGCAGTATAGAGACAACGCGTCTGCGGAACCTGCGTCCGAAGAGCCGGTCAGCAGTCCCAGAATCCGCACGTTGGCGATAAAGGACGGGCTTGCGCATTTTGCGAAATGCCTTTCCAAGGCCGATTTCGTGCGGGTCTCGCGTCAGGTGATTATCAATCTGCGATATCTGCAGTCGTTGGAGATTTCTTATTCGGGAAACATGATGGCCAAGCTCTCGGGCGGGGTCACGGAAACGGTGAGCCGCCACTACGTCACCAATCTGCGTAAGCTGCTCGGGGCTTAG
- a CDS encoding response regulator transcription factor, whose translation MFRAGVIATLSPHFTIVGQAPDVEGSVAMIAATKPDVVLLDVHVPGGEGGGGAEILLKSHPLSPDSAFLALSVSDSPKDVGAVIRAGARGYVTKTISGGDLISSIIQVNEGYAVFSPKLAGFVLSTFQGAGAAEHDDELDKLSHREQEVMRLIARGYTYKEIAAELFISIKTVETHVSAVLKKLQLSNRTELTRWAADRRIV comes from the coding sequence ATGTTCCGCGCCGGGGTCATCGCCACGCTGAGCCCGCATTTCACCATCGTCGGTCAGGCGCCGGACGTGGAGGGTTCGGTGGCGATGATCGCGGCCACCAAACCCGACGTGGTACTGCTCGACGTCCACGTGCCCGGCGGCGAGGGCGGTGGTGGCGCGGAAATCCTGCTCAAATCGCACCCGCTCTCCCCCGATTCGGCGTTTCTCGCGCTTTCCGTCTCCGATTCGCCGAAAGATGTCGGCGCGGTCATCCGCGCGGGCGCACGCGGCTACGTCACCAAAACCATCAGCGGCGGCGACCTGATCTCCTCGATCATCCAGGTGAACGAAGGTTATGCCGTCTTCTCGCCAAAACTGGCCGGTTTCGTGCTCTCGACCTTCCAAGGCGCGGGGGCGGCCGAGCACGACGACGAGCTCGACAAGCTCTCCCATCGCGAGCAGGAGGTCATGCGCCTCATCGCGCGCGGCTACACCTACAAGGAGATCGCGGCGGAACTGTTCATCTCCATCAAGACGGTGGAGACCCACGTCAGCGCCGTGCTGAAAAAGCTCCAGCTCTCGAACCGCACCGAGCTGACCCGCTGGGCCGCCGACCGCCGAATCGTGTGA
- a CDS encoding CopG family transcriptional regulator: protein MTMSKRDKELLKQFGMTQKQVETNAEQAESEMLDDGLRGHVYYGLHLDHGDEHMVNISLRIPKSILDMVDTEAKKYHISRSEYMRRRLSAA from the coding sequence ATGACGATGAGCAAACGTGATAAGGAACTGCTGAAGCAGTTCGGTATGACCCAAAAGCAGGTTGAAACAAATGCGGAGCAGGCAGAATCGGAAATGCTTGACGATGGACTGAGGGGTCACGTCTATTATGGTCTGCATCTCGACCATGGTGACGAGCACATGGTGAACATCAGCCTGAGAATTCCGAAATCCATTCTTGATATGGTGGATACAGAGGCAAAGAAGTACCACATCAGTCGTAGTGAATATATGCGTCGCCGGCTCTCCGCTGCGTAG
- a CDS encoding isopeptide-forming domain-containing fimbrial protein has translation MKMGNKWLRNAAAVAVSAATLLAFGAVGAGTAVADDTNLDLTTMYNTGKITITKGTPGHTYKALQLGKYAYATHDVHDPAQPSDTTKMTSLSVDSLTAGGAGDVDKAVYKAADKAEQDRAAAVTPTPETPKTVPSDNAIGWVEQNWVEDSSTTHAGMLRNFVMQLDKQTAISDGMSSTSTPSQTVADNGDAVFENLPIGVYLVEDTSSVSIADPSKPSNSDTKTIPILVGTTVGTYDHLNAEELGKIEAKNKVPDISKTYDGVTGDHTKTAVVGDKLDFTINTKVPVYTNYATYKFEIHDQAGDGLSNISDEAATPTYTVDNLKVTIGGIEITAGPTTYTVEVTEHGFVIKFVNIMNYTIDDAIVVTYDMKLVDTAKDTGNTAWLVHSGDPGIDCKKPENAALAACKIPSPHTPPAGPKNWEVTIYNVLKDDTSPAFGAKYTVYKVDGTTETQLKFGPASEKTLTGYTAPAKAYAYGYNASGSVEELGVSDGSAIRVSGLQEGTYKFVQTNAASGQQGTVKPTFTVKIAKATAPNNSNFDFTADLWNLSSVKGDGEGLSVNKADTKSYDFDVQVKNVDSLSNLPMTGGAGILLVVLLALVLSGVAVGTTVLRRRDMADDMDD, from the coding sequence ATGAAGATGGGAAATAAATGGCTGCGTAATGCCGCGGCCGTGGCCGTGTCGGCCGCGACGCTGCTGGCGTTTGGCGCGGTAGGAGCAGGAACGGCTGTCGCCGATGATACCAATCTCGACTTGACGACCATGTATAATACCGGCAAGATTACTATCACCAAGGGGACTCCAGGCCATACATACAAGGCGCTGCAGCTCGGCAAATATGCCTATGCGACGCATGATGTTCATGACCCGGCCCAGCCCAGCGATACAACCAAGATGACGAGTCTTTCGGTCGACTCCCTGACCGCTGGTGGTGCGGGTGATGTCGACAAGGCTGTTTATAAAGCCGCGGATAAGGCCGAGCAAGATCGCGCTGCGGCCGTGACTCCTACGCCGGAGACGCCGAAGACGGTTCCTTCGGACAATGCCATCGGCTGGGTCGAGCAGAACTGGGTTGAGGACAGTAGCACGACGCATGCTGGTATGCTCCGTAATTTTGTGATGCAATTGGATAAGCAGACCGCTATCTCGGACGGTATGAGTAGTACCTCTACTCCTTCGCAGACAGTTGCTGACAACGGTGACGCGGTGTTTGAGAACCTTCCGATTGGCGTGTATCTGGTCGAGGATACCTCTTCTGTCTCCATAGCGGATCCTTCCAAGCCGTCTAACAGCGACACGAAGACGATCCCGATCTTGGTCGGGACCACGGTTGGCACCTATGATCACCTCAACGCCGAAGAGCTCGGCAAGATTGAGGCGAAGAACAAGGTCCCGGATATCTCCAAGACCTATGACGGTGTTACCGGCGATCATACCAAGACCGCTGTTGTCGGCGACAAGCTCGACTTCACCATCAATACGAAGGTGCCGGTGTATACCAACTACGCGACGTACAAGTTCGAAATCCACGATCAGGCTGGCGACGGTCTGTCGAACATTTCTGATGAGGCGGCAACTCCAACCTATACCGTCGATAACCTTAAGGTCACGATTGGAGGAATAGAGATTACTGCCGGTCCTACCACTTACACAGTGGAAGTCACGGAGCACGGCTTCGTCATCAAGTTCGTGAATATCATGAATTACACGATTGACGATGCCATCGTGGTGACTTACGATATGAAGCTCGTCGATACGGCCAAGGACACCGGCAACACGGCATGGCTCGTACATTCCGGCGATCCTGGCATCGACTGCAAGAAGCCGGAGAATGCCGCTCTGGCTGCATGCAAGATTCCTAGCCCGCATACCCCTCCGGCTGGTCCGAAGAACTGGGAAGTCACTATCTACAACGTGCTCAAGGACGATACGTCCCCCGCTTTCGGCGCGAAGTACACGGTCTATAAGGTGGACGGTACCACCGAGACCCAGTTGAAGTTCGGCCCGGCCAGCGAAAAGACGCTTACCGGTTACACCGCTCCGGCCAAGGCCTATGCTTATGGCTACAACGCGAGCGGTTCCGTTGAGGAGCTGGGTGTTTCTGACGGCAGCGCGATCAGGGTTTCCGGTCTTCAGGAAGGCACCTACAAGTTCGTGCAGACCAACGCTGCGTCTGGCCAGCAGGGCACGGTGAAGCCGACGTTCACCGTCAAGATCGCGAAGGCGACCGCGCCCAACAACTCCAACTTCGACTTCACTGCTGATCTTTGGAATCTGTCCAGCGTAAAGGGTGATGGCGAAGGACTCAGCGTGAACAAAGCGGATACCAAGAGCTATGACTTCGATGTGCAGGTCAAGAACGTCGATTCGCTTTCGAATCTGCCTATGACCGGTGGCGCAGGCATCCTGCTCGTGGTGCTGCTGGCCCTTGTCCTCAGTGGCGTCGCAGTGGGCACCACCGTGTTGCGTCGGCGTGATATGGCCGACGACATGGATGACTGA
- a CDS encoding BspA family leucine-rich repeat surface protein, which translates to MLGRNVRAKHKDVRRGRKTRHAAVSFAAVLATVAALLSPLAAGAADEVPIAAHHDDASKVAKPKADVPKAASAVSSPSAPQLPASQPPAAKSTVPQPKGDNTAQPQDDPLIPAATNCDSVQQSVRIDGKFSWSLGMESGQCVLRITSNLGSLAKPILPNMTVPWARYPGGTPNDVDYRSLITKIVIEKPIMLKRTYAPSYDPSYDPLNQGGFNFGYMPKLIAIDGIDKVDTSQNANLSFMFDGDSALTSLDVSGWDTSNLKTMRFGFRNCKKLNGLRLRHVGNKWDTSSVEDMVEAFYGCEKLTSLDIAGWDTSSVKSMKNMFEDCVSLTGLDVGGFNTSKVTIMSGMFAECHNLHGLDVSHVGNKWDTSKVTDIAYMFHECWSLTGLDVGGWDTSNVENMAGVFAGCRGLTSLDVSGWDTSKVTSMVYMFSDFKDGPTSLDVSGWDTSKVTNMLCMFSGFDFSTTTLVGISHWNTSSVTNMEAVFQSCYDLKTLDLSGWDTSSVEDGGFIGFFSSDQALEQITLGPKTHIIKSSSAPSWQTYPGDSAQGDTGPWKQTSPLDYTPLFTETPQESPSNTYWQDMMDDSHRLSGDKAVTYTRQYYAFLHFDANHSGTSGSMDDLPVLLDSDDHTATTNPVTLPAVGYTLPGFKLDNWDVASAGGGIPTATDKGSYPNQGKLKVTNAQNRQIINLYAQWKPAKLTGIEVTQHGHTVNGVLNYVSNHGTARADTPYLEVKLSYTVIPGAKIQLYAIPTYAGVVDEDMVNFPVPASMVRADGLITQMGDGMVTEYGTADSQATTTMYINGKDIKWLDEYPIYRWRVSARVTADGKSSDYSDAYFRMDYAPPCLEGMPEHALPGDNLSGTLWNMPDGIPQVSASSGWPSTVPIPNSPVRRPESTTTTLAVTPSSGSSSYYNPGSAGTWSFTIPDDMPLGNMTIQATDAKGNQSAPIKIRIIEKPQPSLPMTGSIPWIGLALIVVIAAFGIAIAHNSSYRHTFR; encoded by the coding sequence ATGTTGGGTAGGAACGTGCGAGCAAAGCACAAGGATGTACGGCGCGGGAGGAAGACCCGCCACGCGGCGGTCTCCTTCGCGGCTGTCCTGGCCACCGTCGCCGCCCTGCTGTCGCCGTTGGCCGCGGGGGCTGCCGACGAGGTGCCTATCGCCGCGCACCACGACGACGCGTCAAAGGTCGCCAAGCCAAAAGCCGACGTGCCGAAAGCCGCATCCGCCGTATCGTCGCCGTCCGCTCCGCAACTGCCCGCATCCCAGCCGCCAGCGGCGAAATCCACCGTGCCCCAGCCGAAAGGCGATAACACGGCCCAGCCGCAAGACGATCCTCTCATACCTGCCGCAACCAACTGCGATAGCGTTCAACAAAGCGTGCGCATCGATGGCAAGTTCTCTTGGAGCTTGGGTATGGAGTCTGGCCAATGCGTCCTGCGGATCACTAGCAATCTTGGCTCGCTGGCTAAACCTATTCTGCCGAATATGACCGTTCCTTGGGCCAGATATCCGGGGGGCACACCAAATGATGTAGACTACCGCAGCCTGATCACGAAAATTGTCATTGAGAAGCCCATCATGCTTAAGCGCACATATGCCCCTTCATATGATCCTTCATATGACCCTTTAAACCAAGGCGGTTTCAACTTTGGTTATATGCCAAAGCTCATCGCCATCGATGGCATCGATAAGGTTGACACCAGTCAAAACGCTAATCTTTCCTTCATGTTCGATGGTGATAGTGCGCTCACTAGCCTCGACGTGAGTGGCTGGGACACCAGTAATCTCAAAACAATGCGGTTCGGTTTTCGCAACTGTAAGAAATTGAATGGTCTCAGGCTGAGACACGTGGGAAACAAATGGGACACCAGCAGTGTCGAGGACATGGTCGAAGCGTTCTACGGCTGTGAGAAGCTGACAAGCCTCGATATAGCAGGCTGGGACACCAGCAGTGTAAAGAGCATGAAAAATATGTTCGAGGATTGTGTGAGTCTGACTGGTCTTGATGTAGGGGGCTTTAACACCAGCAAAGTCACCATTATGAGCGGTATGTTCGCGGAGTGCCATAATCTACATGGCCTCGACGTAAGCCACGTCGGAAACAAATGGGACACCAGCAAAGTCACCGACATAGCTTACATGTTCCACGAATGTTGGAGTCTGACTGGTCTTGATGTAGGGGGCTGGGACACCAGCAATGTAGAGAACATGGCCGGTGTGTTCGCCGGTTGTCGGGGTCTGACTAGTCTCGATGTGAGTGGCTGGGACACCAGCAAAGTCACCAGCATGGTCTACATGTTCAGCGACTTCAAAGATGGTCCGACTAGTCTCGATGTGAGTGGCTGGGACACCAGCAAAGTCACCAACATGCTCTGCATGTTTAGTGGTTTCGATTTTTCGACCACTACACTTGTCGGTATCTCACACTGGAATACCAGCAGCGTCACAAACATGGAAGCTGTGTTCCAGTCGTGTTATGATTTGAAAACCTTGGACTTGAGTGGCTGGGATACCAGCAGCGTCGAAGACGGAGGTTTCATAGGGTTTTTCAGTAGCGACCAAGCTTTGGAGCAGATCACGCTGGGGCCGAAAACACATATCATCAAATCGTCGTCTGCTCCCTCGTGGCAAACTTACCCGGGGGATTCTGCACAAGGCGACACGGGTCCGTGGAAGCAGACAAGCCCGCTCGACTACACTCCGTTGTTCACTGAGACGCCGCAGGAGAGCCCTAGCAACACATACTGGCAGGATATGATGGACGATTCGCATCGGCTGAGTGGGGATAAGGCGGTCACGTACACGCGGCAGTATTACGCGTTCCTCCACTTCGATGCGAACCACTCCGGTACCTCGGGCTCGATGGACGACCTGCCGGTGCTTCTGGACTCGGACGACCATACAGCGACCACGAATCCCGTCACTCTGCCAGCCGTAGGGTACACATTGCCTGGCTTCAAGCTAGACAATTGGGACGTGGCTTCCGCCGGAGGCGGCATCCCGACCGCCACTGACAAGGGATCTTATCCCAACCAAGGAAAGCTCAAGGTCACAAACGCACAGAACCGGCAGATCATCAATCTCTATGCGCAGTGGAAGCCTGCCAAGCTCACTGGCATCGAGGTCACGCAGCACGGGCATACGGTCAATGGTGTGCTGAACTACGTGTCTAACCACGGGACTGCAAGAGCGGATACACCTTACCTCGAGGTCAAATTGAGCTATACGGTGATACCCGGTGCAAAAATCCAATTGTATGCGATACCTACCTATGCCGGCGTCGTTGACGAAGATATGGTCAATTTCCCCGTGCCTGCGTCCATGGTCAGAGCTGATGGACTGATTACCCAGATGGGGGACGGCATGGTGACCGAGTATGGCACTGCCGACAGTCAAGCCACCACGACTATGTACATCAACGGCAAGGACATCAAATGGCTTGACGAGTATCCCATCTATCGATGGCGGGTTTCTGCCAGAGTTACTGCGGACGGGAAATCCTCTGATTATAGTGACGCTTATTTCCGCATGGACTACGCACCGCCTTGTTTGGAAGGTATGCCTGAACATGCTCTCCCGGGCGACAATCTTTCTGGTACTCTATGGAACATGCCAGATGGCATTCCGCAAGTGTCGGCATCATCGGGCTGGCCCTCGACCGTTCCCATCCCGAATTCGCCTGTACGCAGGCCTGAGAGTACGACTACGACCCTGGCCGTTACTCCGAGCAGCGGGTCAAGCAGCTACTACAATCCCGGGTCTGCCGGGACATGGTCTTTCACCATACCGGACGACATGCCCTTGGGCAACATGACTATACAGGCCACGGACGCGAAAGGTAACCAGTCGGCGCCTATAAAGATACGGATTATTGAGAAGCCTCAGCCCTCGCTGCCCATGACGGGCTCTATCCCGTGGATAGGTCTGGCCCTCATCGTGGTCATTGCGGCCTTCGGGATTGCCATCGCCCACAACAGCAGCTACCGCCACACCTTCCGCTGA
- a CDS encoding ATP-binding protein produces the protein MKPSNHEPDNRPRQQTYAWNRYAPSGGFPVTPKRRLPLLRPKKKRIFCGVCRGLSLHLGVPVVWIRLAFIAATFLFGAGIAAYIFLWAFVPAGDPLTAEQQQREAAWKNEHAPLSYGNIDHTANGQYETFDGFNTSNAAAADISRQTAQRFSSPSAASDTTNDNAGTESEPGDESGNGPENLAQAFKNASKPSIIALAGIVLIALAVILELSPLPSDLTFGIFMALCGIGVAWIRFNAEDGQIRYLLIGVALMALGYFVCADSETFSHHLPFSAAIAGVALLAGVALAIIPLANRFIHELSHEHALKEREEERADMTAHLHDGVLQTLALIQLHSDEPKTVFTLARKQERELRRWLYQERIPSDRSVSSGLKEIAAHIEDEFGEPIDVVSVGDTRPSAQTDALLNASEQAMLNAVQHGAEPISVYCEVGGAQAEVFVRDHGDGFDQDAIPPDRLGIRQSIIGRIERRGGSVKIVSRPHWGTEVHMTMPIPKENGSADGTMAEETNTEAYRQ, from the coding sequence ATGAAGCCATCGAATCACGAGCCGGACAACCGACCACGCCAGCAGACCTACGCGTGGAATCGATATGCGCCGTCCGGCGGATTCCCTGTGACTCCGAAGCGACGTCTGCCCCTGCTCAGGCCCAAAAAGAAACGCATCTTCTGCGGGGTATGCCGGGGGCTGAGCCTTCATCTTGGCGTTCCGGTGGTCTGGATTCGCCTCGCGTTTATAGCAGCAACGTTTCTGTTCGGCGCCGGCATCGCGGCCTATATCTTTTTGTGGGCGTTCGTTCCCGCCGGAGACCCGCTTACCGCCGAACAGCAACAGCGCGAGGCAGCATGGAAGAACGAACATGCGCCATTGTCATACGGGAATATCGACCATACGGCAAACGGTCAATACGAAACTTTCGATGGTTTCAATACATCCAATGCGGCCGCCGCCGACATCTCGCGACAGACGGCCCAACGTTTCTCATCGCCTTCCGCCGCATCCGACACGACCAACGACAACGCCGGCACCGAAAGCGAACCAGGCGACGAATCGGGCAACGGCCCGGAAAACCTCGCCCAGGCATTCAAGAACGCTTCAAAACCCTCGATTATCGCGCTTGCAGGAATCGTGTTGATCGCATTGGCCGTAATCCTGGAATTGAGCCCGTTGCCCAGCGACCTCACCTTCGGCATCTTCATGGCCCTTTGCGGCATCGGCGTGGCCTGGATCCGTTTCAACGCCGAGGACGGGCAGATACGTTATCTGCTTATCGGCGTGGCGCTGATGGCCCTGGGCTATTTCGTTTGCGCCGATTCCGAGACATTCAGCCATCATCTCCCCTTTTCCGCTGCAATCGCCGGAGTGGCGCTGCTGGCCGGGGTGGCGCTGGCCATCATCCCGCTGGCCAACCGGTTCATTCACGAACTGAGCCACGAGCACGCACTGAAGGAGCGCGAGGAGGAACGCGCCGACATGACCGCCCACCTGCACGACGGCGTGCTGCAGACCCTCGCCCTCATCCAGCTGCACAGCGACGAGCCCAAAACCGTCTTCACCCTGGCCCGCAAGCAGGAGCGCGAGCTGCGCCGGTGGCTCTATCAGGAACGCATCCCCTCCGACCGTTCAGTGAGTTCGGGCCTCAAAGAGATCGCGGCGCATATCGAGGACGAATTCGGCGAACCGATCGACGTGGTGAGCGTCGGCGATACACGGCCCAGCGCCCAGACCGACGCGTTGCTGAACGCCAGCGAACAGGCCATGCTCAACGCCGTGCAGCACGGCGCGGAACCGATTTCCGTCTACTGCGAGGTCGGAGGAGCGCAGGCCGAGGTCTTCGTGCGCGATCACGGCGACGGGTTCGATCAGGACGCCATTCCGCCCGACCGGCTCGGCATCCGCCAATCCATCATCGGCCGCATCGAACGGCGCGGCGGCAGTGTCAAGATCGTCTCTCGGCCGCATTGGGGCACGGAGGTGCATATGACCATGCCGATACCGAAAGAAAACGGCAGCGCTGATGGCACAATGGCAGAAGAGACGAATACAGAGGCATACCGGCAATGA
- a CDS encoding class C sortase, whose protein sequence is MKKERFKGSRRTVVAKPLGALPFWEVVRRRRSNARFVRRLILQCVHNFCVIAVVIVILWVPVNRMISARNEAIASAQAAAEMARWPRGHIKQEYHDAQRYNADIARSGQFSLGKTSNPFAQDAGNDEQSFEDKRYQSLLKTKNGVMGTIRIPKISLRLPIYHGTSKDVLQVGVGHLHGTSLPVGGKSTNSVLTGHRGLVDAELFTRLDELKKGDVIYIQTLNRTMGYRVKAINVVSPTDVHLYKVVPGRDLVTLMTCTPYGVNTERLVITAERGNIPKDIPRYDGSRDAVLVAVLVAIAIFLPGLLWLLARSYRLLLPPPRHYDGTPDAGWTHMGHPRVLSSLLPQRILRKL, encoded by the coding sequence ATGAAGAAAGAGCGTTTCAAAGGTTCACGGCGTACGGTCGTCGCCAAGCCTTTGGGGGCCTTGCCTTTCTGGGAGGTCGTGCGGAGGCGTCGCAGCAATGCTCGGTTCGTCCGCCGTCTCATTCTTCAATGTGTGCACAATTTCTGTGTCATCGCAGTCGTGATTGTGATACTGTGGGTACCCGTCAACAGGATGATCAGTGCGCGAAACGAAGCAATCGCCTCGGCGCAGGCGGCCGCTGAGATGGCGCGTTGGCCACGTGGCCATATCAAACAGGAGTACCACGACGCCCAGCGCTACAACGCCGACATCGCGCGATCCGGCCAGTTTTCGCTCGGCAAGACGTCCAATCCTTTCGCGCAGGACGCCGGCAATGACGAGCAATCGTTTGAGGACAAGCGTTACCAGTCGCTGCTGAAGACGAAAAACGGGGTGATGGGCACCATCAGGATTCCGAAGATATCCCTGCGTCTGCCCATTTACCACGGCACCTCGAAGGACGTGCTGCAGGTCGGCGTCGGCCATCTGCACGGCACCAGTCTGCCGGTCGGCGGCAAGTCGACCAACAGCGTGCTCACCGGTCATCGAGGGCTGGTGGACGCGGAGCTCTTTACCCGGCTCGACGAGCTGAAGAAAGGCGACGTGATCTACATCCAGACGCTGAACCGCACCATGGGTTATCGTGTGAAGGCCATCAACGTGGTCTCGCCGACGGATGTGCACCTCTACAAAGTGGTGCCGGGGCGCGACTTGGTGACCTTGATGACCTGTACGCCCTATGGCGTCAATACGGAACGCTTGGTCATCACCGCCGAACGGGGCAACATCCCCAAAGACATTCCGCGCTACGACGGTTCCAGAGACGCGGTGTTGGTGGCGGTGTTGGTGGCGATTGCCATCTTCCTGCCGGGGCTGCTTTGGCTGCTGGCCCGCAGCTACCGGCTGCTGTTGCCTCCGCCTCGCCATTACGACGGCACGCCTGATGCCGGGTGGACGCATATGGGGCATCCGCGGGTGCTGAGCTCGCTGTTGCCGCAAAGAATACTGAGAAAGCTATGA